In one Pseudoliparis swirei isolate HS2019 ecotype Mariana Trench chromosome 23, NWPU_hadal_v1, whole genome shotgun sequence genomic region, the following are encoded:
- the tlk2 gene encoding serine/threonine-protein kinase tousled-like 2 isoform X2 — MMEELHSLDPRRQELLEARFTGVGVAKGSGQNQNESSNQSLCSVGSLSDKELETPEKKASDQRVRKRKADHFESSQGKAGARGHKISDYFEAQQGSPSSISSANTEHSSCSLKPASLHVLHKATQSDLTIEKLTAMENNKNSDLEKKEGRIDDLLRANCDLRRQIDEQQRMLERYKERLNKCVNMSKKLLIEKSKQEKMACRDKSMQDRLRLGHFTTVRHGASFNEQWTDGYAFQNLIKQQERINSQREDIERQRKLLAKRKPPSMAQTPPPSLEQNKRKSKTNGTESEVLSQAEYHEQEEIFKLRLGHLKKEEAEIQAELERLERVRNLHIRELKRIHNEDNSQFKDHPTLNDRYLLLYLLGRGGFSEVYKAFDLTEQRYVAVKIHQLNKNWRDEKKENYHKHACREYRIHKELDHPRIVKLYDYFSLDTDSFCTVLEYCEGNDLDFYLKQHKLMSEKEGRSIIMQIVNALKYLNEIRPPIIHYDLKPGNILLVNGTACGEIKITDFGLSKIMDDDSYNSVDGMELTSQGAGTYWYLPPECFVVGKEPPKISNKVDVWSVGVIFYQCLYGRKPFGHNQSQQDILQENTILKATDVQFAPKPVVTPEAKAFIRRCLVYRKEDRIDVHQLASDPFLMPHIRKSVASSGTSGMAVASTSSSSNSSASN, encoded by the exons ATGATGGAAGAACTGCATAGTCTGGACCCCCGGCGACAAGAGCTGTTGGAGGCTCGCTTCACTGGGGTCGGCGTGGCAAAG GGCTCGGGTCAGAACCAAAATGAGTCGTCCAACCAGAGTCTTTGCAGTGTCGGCTCGCTCAGTGACAAAGAGCTTGAG ACTCCTGAGAAAAAAGCAAGCGACCAGAGAGTAAGAAAACGGAAAGCCGACCATTTTGAGAGCAGCCAAG GCAAGGCGGGTGCAAGGGGACATAAAATTAGTGACTATTTTGAG GCGCAGCAGGGAAGCCCCTCTTCTATAAGCTCAGCCAACACAGAGCACTCGTCGTGTTCGCTGAAGCCTGCGTCTCTTCACGTGCTCCACAAAGCCACACAG TCTGACCTTACTATAGAGAAACTAACAGCAATGGAGAACAACAAGAACTCTGacctggagaagaaggagggccGAATAGACGATTTGCTGCGG GCAAACTGTGATCTGAGGAGACAAATTGATGAACAGCAGAGGATGCTGGAACGATACAAGGAACGCTTAAATAAGTGTGTGAACATGTCCAAGAAGCTGCTGATtgaaaaa TCCAAACAGGAGAAGATGGCATGCCGAGACAAAAGCATGCAGGACAGGCTTCGACTTGGTCACTTTACCACCGTGAGACACGGAGCGTCTTTCAATGAGCAGTGGACGGATGGATATGCCTTCCAAAATCTTATCAA ACAACAAGAAAGGATCAATTCTCAGCGAGAGGACATTGAAAGACAGAGGAAGCTGCTGGCCAAACGCAAGCCGCCCTCCATGGCCCAAACTCCGCCTCCAAGCCTCGAACAAAACAAACGCAAAAGCAAAACCAATGGAACAGAAAGTGAAGT GTTATCGCAGGCAGAGTACCACGAACAAGAGGAAATATTTAAGCTAAGACTAGGCCATCTTAAGAAG gaggaagcagagatcCAGGCAGAGCTGGAGAGGTTGGAGCGAGTGCGAAACCTCCACATTCGGGAGCTGAAAAGGATCCACAATGAGGATAATTCTCA ATTCAAAGATCACCCTACGCTAAATGACCGGTACCTGCTACTCTATTTACTTGGACGGGGAGGTTTCAGTGAAGTTTACAAG GCCTTTGACTTAACAGAGCAAAGATATGTTGCGGTGAAAATCCACCAGTTAAACAAGAACTGGAGggatgagaagaaagaaaattatCACAA ACATGCATGCAGAGAATATAGAATCCATAAAGAACTGGACCACCCACGAATAGTTAAACTCTACGACTACTTTTCGCTAGACACCGACTC GTTCTGCACAGTCCTAGAATACTGTGAGGGCAATGACTTGGACTTCTACCTGAAGCAGCACAAGCTAATGTCGGAGAAAGAGGGCCGCTCCATCATCATGCAGATTGTCAATGCCCTGAAGTACCTCAATGAGATCAGACCGCCCATTATCCACTATGACCTTAAACCTG GTAACATCCTCTTGGTGAACGGCACTGCCTGCGGGGAGATCAAGATCACAGACTTTGGCCTGTCGAAGATCATGGACGACGACAGCTACAACTCAGTGGACGGGATGGAGCTGACATCGCAGGGAGCGGGGACATACTG GTACCTGCCCCCAGAGTGCTTTGTGGTTGGGAAGGAACCACCCAAAATCTCCAACAAGGTGGACGTGTGGTCCGTGGGAGTCATTTTCTACCAGTGTTTGTATGGCCGCAAG CCCTTTGGCCACAATCAGTCCCAGCAGGACATCCTGCAGGAGAACACCATCCTGAAGGCAACAGATGTGCAGTTTGCCCCCAAACCAGTCGTCACACCTGAAGCTAAG GCCTTTATAAGGCGCTGTCTAGTCTACCGTAAGGAGGACCGCATCGATGTGCACCAGCTGGCCAGTGACCCCTTCCTCATGCCCCACATCCGCAAGTCGGTGGCCTCCTCGGGCACCTCGGGCATGGCCGTGGCCTCCACCTCCAGTTCCTCCAACAGCAGCGCCTCAAACTGA
- the tlk2 gene encoding serine/threonine-protein kinase tousled-like 2 isoform X1: MMEELHSLDPRRQELLEARFTGVGVAKGSGQNQNESSNQSLCSVGSLSDKELETPEKKASDQRVRKRKADHFESSQGKAGARGHKISDYFEFAGGSGPGTSPARGIPPVVRSSPQQSLSNPPVTAQQGSPSSISSANTEHSSCSLKPASLHVLHKATQSDLTIEKLTAMENNKNSDLEKKEGRIDDLLRANCDLRRQIDEQQRMLERYKERLNKCVNMSKKLLIEKSKQEKMACRDKSMQDRLRLGHFTTVRHGASFNEQWTDGYAFQNLIKQQERINSQREDIERQRKLLAKRKPPSMAQTPPPSLEQNKRKSKTNGTESEVLSQAEYHEQEEIFKLRLGHLKKEEAEIQAELERLERVRNLHIRELKRIHNEDNSQFKDHPTLNDRYLLLYLLGRGGFSEVYKAFDLTEQRYVAVKIHQLNKNWRDEKKENYHKHACREYRIHKELDHPRIVKLYDYFSLDTDSFCTVLEYCEGNDLDFYLKQHKLMSEKEGRSIIMQIVNALKYLNEIRPPIIHYDLKPGNILLVNGTACGEIKITDFGLSKIMDDDSYNSVDGMELTSQGAGTYWYLPPECFVVGKEPPKISNKVDVWSVGVIFYQCLYGRKPFGHNQSQQDILQENTILKATDVQFAPKPVVTPEAKAFIRRCLVYRKEDRIDVHQLASDPFLMPHIRKSVASSGTSGMAVASTSSSSNSSASN, translated from the exons ATGATGGAAGAACTGCATAGTCTGGACCCCCGGCGACAAGAGCTGTTGGAGGCTCGCTTCACTGGGGTCGGCGTGGCAAAG GGCTCGGGTCAGAACCAAAATGAGTCGTCCAACCAGAGTCTTTGCAGTGTCGGCTCGCTCAGTGACAAAGAGCTTGAG ACTCCTGAGAAAAAAGCAAGCGACCAGAGAGTAAGAAAACGGAAAGCCGACCATTTTGAGAGCAGCCAAG GCAAGGCGGGTGCAAGGGGACATAAAATTAGTGACTATTTTGAG TTTGCGGGAGGTAGCGGTCCTGGTACCAGCCCTGCCAGGGGAATTCCACCAGTGGTCCGCTCTTCCCCACAACAATCACTTTCCAACCCCCCTGTCACG GCGCAGCAGGGAAGCCCCTCTTCTATAAGCTCAGCCAACACAGAGCACTCGTCGTGTTCGCTGAAGCCTGCGTCTCTTCACGTGCTCCACAAAGCCACACAG TCTGACCTTACTATAGAGAAACTAACAGCAATGGAGAACAACAAGAACTCTGacctggagaagaaggagggccGAATAGACGATTTGCTGCGG GCAAACTGTGATCTGAGGAGACAAATTGATGAACAGCAGAGGATGCTGGAACGATACAAGGAACGCTTAAATAAGTGTGTGAACATGTCCAAGAAGCTGCTGATtgaaaaa TCCAAACAGGAGAAGATGGCATGCCGAGACAAAAGCATGCAGGACAGGCTTCGACTTGGTCACTTTACCACCGTGAGACACGGAGCGTCTTTCAATGAGCAGTGGACGGATGGATATGCCTTCCAAAATCTTATCAA ACAACAAGAAAGGATCAATTCTCAGCGAGAGGACATTGAAAGACAGAGGAAGCTGCTGGCCAAACGCAAGCCGCCCTCCATGGCCCAAACTCCGCCTCCAAGCCTCGAACAAAACAAACGCAAAAGCAAAACCAATGGAACAGAAAGTGAAGT GTTATCGCAGGCAGAGTACCACGAACAAGAGGAAATATTTAAGCTAAGACTAGGCCATCTTAAGAAG gaggaagcagagatcCAGGCAGAGCTGGAGAGGTTGGAGCGAGTGCGAAACCTCCACATTCGGGAGCTGAAAAGGATCCACAATGAGGATAATTCTCA ATTCAAAGATCACCCTACGCTAAATGACCGGTACCTGCTACTCTATTTACTTGGACGGGGAGGTTTCAGTGAAGTTTACAAG GCCTTTGACTTAACAGAGCAAAGATATGTTGCGGTGAAAATCCACCAGTTAAACAAGAACTGGAGggatgagaagaaagaaaattatCACAA ACATGCATGCAGAGAATATAGAATCCATAAAGAACTGGACCACCCACGAATAGTTAAACTCTACGACTACTTTTCGCTAGACACCGACTC GTTCTGCACAGTCCTAGAATACTGTGAGGGCAATGACTTGGACTTCTACCTGAAGCAGCACAAGCTAATGTCGGAGAAAGAGGGCCGCTCCATCATCATGCAGATTGTCAATGCCCTGAAGTACCTCAATGAGATCAGACCGCCCATTATCCACTATGACCTTAAACCTG GTAACATCCTCTTGGTGAACGGCACTGCCTGCGGGGAGATCAAGATCACAGACTTTGGCCTGTCGAAGATCATGGACGACGACAGCTACAACTCAGTGGACGGGATGGAGCTGACATCGCAGGGAGCGGGGACATACTG GTACCTGCCCCCAGAGTGCTTTGTGGTTGGGAAGGAACCACCCAAAATCTCCAACAAGGTGGACGTGTGGTCCGTGGGAGTCATTTTCTACCAGTGTTTGTATGGCCGCAAG CCCTTTGGCCACAATCAGTCCCAGCAGGACATCCTGCAGGAGAACACCATCCTGAAGGCAACAGATGTGCAGTTTGCCCCCAAACCAGTCGTCACACCTGAAGCTAAG GCCTTTATAAGGCGCTGTCTAGTCTACCGTAAGGAGGACCGCATCGATGTGCACCAGCTGGCCAGTGACCCCTTCCTCATGCCCCACATCCGCAAGTCGGTGGCCTCCTCGGGCACCTCGGGCATGGCCGTGGCCTCCACCTCCAGTTCCTCCAACAGCAGCGCCTCAAACTGA
- the mettl2a gene encoding tRNA N(3)-methylcytidine methyltransferase METTL2, which produces MAAPHAAVGVEEGSSETSLILSDSTTGEGKRPQFGTRFLTDPRQLFQHNAWDNVEWTEEQEASAKRKVSENNQPLPPEKQEEYDNQANEFWNVFYTIHENRFFKDRHWLFTEFPELAPQCNLNHESQLEVSDSDHSRLESLDHEPRKELLTLSHTDGDFPGSSATYRILEVGCGVGNTVFPILKTNNDPGLFVYCCDFSSTAVELVKTNPEYDPGRCFAFVHDSSDMEANYPVPKGTLDVIVLIFVLSAFHPNKMQETISRLAQLLKPGGVMLFRDYGRYDMAQLRFKKGRCLSENFYVRGDGTRVYFFTQDELHEMLTEAGLEKMQNLVDRRLQVNRGKQLTMYRVWIQCKYRRAVAQPL; this is translated from the exons ATGGCGGCGCCCCATGCCGCGGTCGGTGTGGAGGAAGGCAGCAGCGAAACATCGCTGATTCTGTCAGATTCAACCACCGGGGAGGGGAAGAGGCCTCAGTTCGGGACCCGTTTCCTCACAGATCCGCGGCAGCTCTTCCAGCACAACGCATG GGACAATGTGGAGTGGACTGAGGAACAAGAAGCGTCTGCTAAGAGGAAAGTCTCAGAAAACAATCAGCCACTACCACCAGAGAAACAAG aGGAATATGACAACCAGGCAAATGAGTTTTGGAATGTTTTTTACACAATCCATGAGAATCGCTTCTTCAAAGACCGTCACTGGCTGTTCACAGAGTTCCCAGAGTTGGCCCCCCAGTGTAACCTTAACCATGAGTCACAGCTTGAGGTCTCTGACTCGGATCACAGTCGACTGGAGAGTCTGGATCACGAACCCAGAAAGGAACTTCTAACTTTGTCTCACACCGACGGAGACTTCCCTGGCTCTTCTGCCACATATCGCATTCTAGAG GTTGGCTGCGGTGTCGGAAATACCGTTTTTCCAATACTGAAGACAAACAA TGACCCGGGACTCTTTGTTTACTGCTGTGATTTCTCCAGCACTGCTGTGGAGCTAGTCAAG ACTAATCCAGAGTACGACCCTGGGCGCTGCTTTGCCTTTGTTCACGACTCGAGTGATATGGAAGCCAATTACCCCGTCCCCAAAGGAACCCTTGATGTTATAGTGCTAATCTTTGTGTTGTCAGCGTTTCATCCCAACAA GATGCAGGAAACCATCAGTAGATTAGCGCAGCTGCTGAAGCCCGGGGGAGTGATGCTGTTCCGAGACTATGGACGCTATGATATGGCACAGCTTCGCTTCAAGAAAG GAAGGTGTCTGTCAGAAAACTTTTATGTCCGAGGTGATGGAACAAGGGTGTATTTCTTTACtcaag ATGAGCTACATGAGATGCTCACTGAGGCTGGGCTTGAGAAAATGCAGAACCTTGTAGACAGAAGGCTACAGGTGAATAGAGGCAAACAACTCACCATGTACAGGGTATGGATCCAGTGCAAGTACCGCAGGGCTGTAGCTCAGCCGCTCTAG
- the itgb3a gene encoding integrin beta-3a — protein sequence MGTHSHRLVILCLLFISASKVLSNICTSQGVTTCRQCLAVHATCAWCFQEEYGQGGSGASRCDLKQNLIDGGCSPTAVQFPSSTLNIQKDTPLSNKGTVDDVTQIRPQELHITLRPGDSKRFTVSVKQVADYPVDLYYLMDLSYSMKDDLARLRTLGNELAATMRRTTSNLYMGFGAFVDKTVSPYMYTYPQEAVDNPCSGIDKTCQAQFGFKHVLSLTETVARFTEEVEKQRVSRNRDAPEGGFDAIMQAVVCKDRIGWRPDASHLLVFTTDAKTHIALDGRFAGIVQPNDGKCHLDNENVYNKSNVLDYPSLALMTEKMSENNINLIFAVTNYVVPLYKEYSELIPGTTVGLLSDDSGNVIQLIVDAYARIRSKVELELLGVPEELNLSFNATCLNGEVIPGLKYCSGLKIGDTVSFNVEAQLRSCPKEKSHTFTIKPRGFKDSLEVTVDFACDCDCESDAIADSVLCSNGNGTYECGVCQCHEGRLGPRCECSVEDYNPSHDVNCIPKPGNSICSGRGVCLCGQCSCHANEFGQVWGKYCECDDFNCLRFKGALCSDHGKCSCGFCQCEAGWKGENCNCTTRIDTCMSSFGMMCSGRGNCQCGVCQCTQPGAYGDTCEKCPTCPDSCTIKKQCVECQHFKRGQYTEDNSCNIICRDEIKVVTELAFHDKDAVNCSYKDENDCVEHFQYYEDESGKSILYVIKEPECPQGPDVLVVLLAVAGAILLLGLVGLLIWKLLVTIHDRREFARFEEERAKAKWDTANNPLYKGATSTFTNVAYRGN from the exons ATGGGAACTCATTCACACCGCCTAGTGATACTCTGTCTCCTTTTCATATCGGCATCCAAGGTTTTAA GTAACATCTGCACGTCACAAGGAGTCACCACTTGTCGACAGTGCTTGGCGGTACACGCTACATGTGCGTGGTGCTTTCAGGAG GAGTATGGGCAGGGGGGATCCGGTGCCTCCCGCTGTGACCTAAAGCAGAATCTGATAGATGGAGGGTGCAGTCCAACAGCGGTGCAATTTCCATCCAGCACCCTGAATATTCAGAAGGACACACCGCTCAGCAACAAGGGCACCGTGGATGATGTCACTCAGATAAGGCCTCAGGAACTTCATATTACACTAAGACCAG GAGACTCAAAGCGTTTCACCGTCTCAGTGAAACAGGTGGCGGATTACCCAGTGGACCTCTACTATCTGATGGATCTTTCATATTCAATGAAGGATGACTTGGCTCGCCTTCGCACCTTGGGCAATGAGCTTGCCGCGACCATGCGCCGCACCACAAGCAACCTATACATGGGGTTTGGAGCCTTTGTGGACAAGACCGTCTCCCCTTACATGTACACCTATCCTCAAGAGGCAGTGGACAACCCTTGCTCTGG AATTGACAAGACATGCCAGGCTCAATTCGGGTTCAAGCATGTGCTGTCACTGACAGAGACTGTGGCTCGCTTCACTGAGGAGGTGGAGAAACAGCGGGTGTCTAGAAATAGAGATGCTCCGGAGGGTGGCTTTGATGCTATCATGCAGGCTGTGGTGTGCAAG GACAGGATTGGCTGGCGTCCTGATGCCTCCCACCTTTTGGTATTCACCACTGATGCCAAAACTCACATTGCTCTGGATGGGCGTTTCGCTGGAATTGTCCAACCCAATGATGGAAAGTGTCACCTGGATAACGAGAATGTTTACAACAAATCCAATGTGCTG GATTATCCGTCCCTGGCACTCATGACAGAGAAGATGtctgaaaacaatattaatctaATTTTTGCCGTGACCAACTATGTGGTGCCACTTTACAAG GAGTACAGTGAGCTCATTCCAGGCACAACTGTGGGACTGCTGTCCGATGACTCTGGGAATGTTATTCAGCTCATTGTGGATGCTTATGCT AGAATCCGCTCAAAAGTGGAGCTGGAGCTACTGGGAGTTCCAGAAGAGTTGAATCTCTCCTTCAATGCCACTTGCCTAAATGGAGAGGTCATCCCTGGACTCAAGTACTGCTCTGGCCTCAAGATTGGAGACACA GTGTCATTCAATGTGGAGGCTCAGCTGCGTAGCTGCCCCAAAGAGAAGAGCCACACTTTTACCATCAAACCTCGTGGTTTCAAGGATTCCTTAGAGGTCACTGTGGACTTTGCCTGTGACTGCGACTGCGAGTCAGACGCCATCGCCGACAGTGTCCTCTGTAGCAACGGCAACGGGACCTACGAGTGTggcgtgtgtcagtgtcacgAGGGTCGCCTGGGCCCGAGATGCGAGTGCTCTGTGGAAGACTACAATCCATCTCATGATGTCAACTGCATACCGAAGCCAGGGAACTCCATCTGCAGCGGCCGAGGGGTGTGTTTGTGCGGACAGTGCTCATGCCATGCGAATGAGTTCGGTCAGGTTTGGGGAAAGTACTGCGAATGTGACGACTTCAACTGCTTGCGCTTCAAAGGAGCCCTGTGCTCCG ATCATGGTAAGTGTAGCTGTGGCTTCTGTCAGTGCGAGGCTGGCTGGAAAGGAGAAAACTGTAACTGCACCACACGCATAGACACCTGCATGTCCAGCTTCGGCATGATGTGCAGCGGCCGGGGGAACTGCCAGTGTGGGGTTTGTCAGTGCACTCAGCCTGGTGCCTACGGAGACACCTGTGAGAAATGCCCCACTTGTCCTGATTCCTGCACTATAAAAAa ACAGTGTGTTGAGTGTCAACACTTCAAGAGAGGACAGTACACCGAAGACAACAGCTGCAATATCATCTGCAGGGATGAAATTAAAGTAGTGACTGAACTGG CTTTCCATGATAAAGATGCAGTGAATTGCTCATACAAAGATGAGAACGACTGCGTGGAGCACTTCCAGTATTACGAAGATGAAAGTGGAAAGTCCATTCTGTATGTGATCAAAGAGCCAG AGTGTCCTCAGGGTCCAGACGTCCTGGTGGTGCTCTTGGCCGTGGCCGGAGCCATTCTGCTGCTCGGTCTTGTTGGACTGCTCATCTGGAAGCTGCTCGTCACCATCCATGATCGCAGAGAGTTCGCCCGgtttgaggaggagagagccaaAGCCAAATGGGATACG GCTAACAATCCTTTGTACAAGGGagccacctccaccttcaccaaTGTTGCGTACAGAGGCAACTAA